The following proteins are encoded in a genomic region of Nitrospirota bacterium:
- a CDS encoding phosphoribosylanthranilate isomerase: MKPPVRVKICGITRKEDALKAVEFGADVLGFVFYKGSPRYVRPDVVKSIISELPPFVTTVGVFVDEEPSVIREIVGAAFIDVVQLHGDEPEVICSLWPRVVKAFRVREFTDLGPLERYRVSAYLLDTYSPDLPGGTGQIFNWDIALEAKRFGPVILSGGLTPDNIDKAIRWVHPYAVDVSSGVEREKGIKDEEKLRLFIERAKAVVS; encoded by the coding sequence ATGAAGCCTCCGGTTAGAGTGAAGATTTGCGGGATTACGAGGAAGGAAGATGCCCTTAAGGCTGTGGAGTTTGGTGCCGATGTCCTTGGGTTTGTATTTTATAAGGGTAGCCCGAGATATGTCCGTCCGGATGTGGTTAAAAGCATAATCAGCGAGCTTCCCCCTTTTGTTACTACCGTGGGTGTTTTTGTTGATGAAGAACCTTCAGTGATAAGAGAGATTGTCGGGGCTGCGTTTATTGATGTTGTTCAGCTACATGGTGATGAGCCGGAAGTGATATGCTCATTATGGCCAAGGGTGGTCAAGGCATTCAGGGTGAGGGAATTTACCGACCTCGGGCCACTTGAAAGATATAGGGTCTCTGCATACCTTCTGGATACCTATTCACCTGATCTCCCCGGTGGCACAGGGCAGATATTTAACTGGGATATTGCCCTTGAAGCCAAGCGTTTCGGTCCTGTTATTTTATCGGGTGGCCTCACCCCTGATAACATTGATAAGGCAATAAGGTGGGTCCATCCATATGCAGTAGATGTAAGTTCAGGTGTGGAAAGAGAGAAGGGAATCAAGGACGAAGAAAAGTTAAGGCTTTTTATTGAAAGGGCAAAAGCCGTTGTTTCTTAA
- the hfq gene encoding RNA chaperone Hfq — translation MTKNQNLQDSFLNQLRKEKTHVVVYLTNGVRLRGVIKGFDSFVVLLKETTVQMIYKHAISTVVPEGVFNYQMPRVEE, via the coding sequence ATGACAAAAAACCAGAACCTTCAGGACAGTTTTCTCAATCAGCTCAGAAAGGAAAAAACCCATGTAGTTGTCTACCTTACCAATGGAGTGAGGTTGCGGGGCGTGATTAAGGGATTTGACAGCTTTGTGGTACTGCTAAAAGAGACGACTGTTCAGATGATATACAAACATGCCATTTCTACGGTTGTGCCCGAAGGTGTTTTTAATTATCAAATGCCGAGGGTTGAAGAATAA
- the hisG gene encoding ATP phosphoribosyltransferase has translation MITLALPKGRLLRETVNMLGPMGITFTGDLETSRSLVHESGDKSLRILLLRARDVATFVEYGGADAGVVGKDLLMEEIPAVYEPLDLGFGLCRLVVAEPEKTRGELKTKSLIRIATKYPGITERYFSSMGVQVEIIKLYGSIELAPIVGMADGIVDLVSTGQTLRANRLVEIETIAESTARLIFNRSSLKTKYEEISPFLDKMRRGVK, from the coding sequence ATGATTACACTCGCCCTGCCTAAAGGCAGACTCCTCAGGGAGACGGTAAATATGCTTGGCCCTATGGGAATAACATTTACGGGTGACCTGGAGACCTCAAGGTCTCTGGTGCATGAGTCCGGAGATAAATCCCTCAGGATACTTTTGCTCAGGGCACGGGATGTGGCCACCTTTGTCGAATATGGCGGTGCAGATGCCGGTGTGGTTGGCAAGGACCTTTTAATGGAAGAGATTCCGGCGGTTTATGAACCCCTTGACCTCGGGTTTGGCCTTTGCAGGCTTGTTGTTGCCGAGCCGGAGAAGACCAGGGGAGAGCTGAAGACAAAGAGTTTAATAAGGATAGCGACTAAATATCCTGGTATTACCGAGAGATATTTTTCGTCGATGGGGGTGCAGGTCGAGATAATCAAGCTCTATGGTTCCATAGAGCTTGCTCCAATAGTGGGAATGGCAGATGGCATCGTTGACCTTGTTTCAACGGGACAGACCCTCCGGGCAAACAGGCTTGTAGAGATTGAAACAATTGCAGAGTCAACTGCGAGGTTGATTTTCAACAGAAGCTCACTCAAGACAAAGTACGAAGAAATCTCTCCTTTTCTGGATAAAATGAGGAGAGGGGTTAAGTGA
- a CDS encoding SurA N-terminal domain-containing protein, with product MLQFMHKHAKYFYVFFFLVIISFIFLYVGPLDQNQSPVVAEVGKEKIPLDEYWRAYDRFRNFYKEMYKEKFDKKMEEQLNLKQKVLETLIEERILRIEAEKLGLKVSDRELQEAIMSDPAFKRDGVFRRDVYLQTLRINRLTPGYYESMKRQELLVGKVRALIGESVVLTDDDLKGLKGDESYFNAIRDAMLKDKQQKLLRSYVETLKKSINVKVNTELIS from the coding sequence ATGTTACAGTTTATGCATAAACATGCCAAGTATTTTTATGTCTTCTTTTTTCTTGTGATTATTTCTTTCATATTTTTGTATGTCGGCCCTCTGGATCAGAATCAAAGTCCTGTGGTGGCGGAGGTGGGCAAAGAGAAGATACCCCTTGATGAGTACTGGAGGGCTTATGACAGGTTCCGGAACTTCTATAAGGAAATGTACAAGGAAAAATTTGATAAAAAGATGGAGGAGCAGTTAAACCTTAAACAGAAGGTGCTTGAGACCCTTATTGAGGAGAGGATTCTGCGTATAGAGGCAGAAAAACTCGGATTAAAGGTTTCAGACAGGGAGCTTCAGGAGGCGATTATGAGCGACCCTGCCTTTAAGAGAGACGGTGTTTTCAGGCGGGATGTTTACCTGCAGACCCTGCGGATAAACAGGTTGACTCCGGGATACTATGAATCCATGAAGCGGCAGGAACTCCTGGTCGGCAAGGTTCGTGCACTTATTGGGGAGTCTGTTGTATTAACCGATGACGACCTCAAGGGGCTCAAGGGAGATGAGTCATACTTTAACGCGATAAGAGATGCCATGCTGAAGGACAAACAGCAGAAACTGCTCAGGTCTTATGTTGAGACCCTCAAAAAATCCATAAACGTTAAGGTAAACACGGAACTTATTTCATGA
- a CDS encoding NUDIX hydrolase, which produces MHKYKNPLPTVDLIIEYNSGIILIRRRNPPHGWALPGGFVDYGESLEAAAVREAKEETGLDVELVRQFHAYSEPERDSRFHTITIVYIARAKGVPRAGDDATDVGVFARDNLPEDIAFDHRDILMDYFEKRY; this is translated from the coding sequence ATGCACAAATATAAAAATCCTCTGCCAACGGTTGATTTGATAATAGAGTATAACAGCGGGATTATACTGATAAGAAGGAGAAATCCCCCTCATGGCTGGGCCTTGCCCGGAGGGTTTGTTGATTACGGTGAAAGTCTTGAGGCTGCCGCTGTCAGGGAGGCAAAAGAGGAGACAGGGCTTGATGTGGAGCTGGTCAGACAGTTTCACGCCTATTCCGAGCCTGAAAGGGACTCAAGGTTTCATACAATTACCATAGTCTATATTGCAAGGGCAAAGGGGGTTCCCAGGGCAGGAGATGATGCTACAGATGTCGGAGTCTTTGCAAGGGATAATCTTCCCGAGGATATAGCCTTTGATCACAGGGACATATTGATGGATTATTTTGAGAAGAGATACTAA
- the murA gene encoding UDP-N-acetylglucosamine 1-carboxyvinyltransferase encodes MEKLLISGGKKLRGSVRVSGAKNAALPIMASTILGHGTHKLRRVPNLRDVFTMGRLLEHLGAEFSLSDSTALINTADIKGHEAPYDLVRTMRASVLVLGPLLARHGRARVSLPGGCAIGARPINLHLLGLQKMGALISLDKGYVNARTRRLRGANICFDIPTVTGTENLMMAATLAKGLTRLENAAREPEVIDLANALISAGARIEGAGESIIEIEGVKELNSLDYDIIPDRIEAGTFMAAAGITGGEIVMEGVNKEHIAAVVAKLQETGIKFQESEKGLMVKGPQRLRATDVKTMPYPGFPTDMQAQFMALMSVAEGTSVISETIFENRFMHVAELRRMGADINIEGSIATVKGVKSLKGAPVMATDLRASASLVVAALAARGETLIDRIYHLDRGYESIESKLRSLGARIERQKG; translated from the coding sequence ATGGAAAAACTACTGATATCAGGTGGTAAAAAACTCCGGGGGAGTGTCAGGGTGTCGGGGGCGAAGAATGCTGCCCTGCCTATAATGGCCTCAACTATTCTCGGCCATGGGACTCATAAACTCCGCCGCGTTCCCAATCTCCGCGATGTCTTTACAATGGGAAGGCTCCTTGAGCACCTGGGGGCAGAGTTTTCCCTGTCGGATTCAACGGCACTGATAAATACGGCGGATATCAAGGGCCATGAGGCCCCTTATGACCTTGTAAGGACTATGCGGGCCTCAGTGCTTGTGCTTGGGCCTTTGCTGGCCAGGCATGGGCGGGCAAGGGTTTCTCTGCCGGGTGGGTGCGCCATAGGTGCAAGGCCCATAAACCTCCATCTCCTTGGTCTTCAGAAGATGGGAGCACTCATCAGCCTTGATAAGGGTTATGTAAATGCCAGGACTCGGAGACTCAGGGGTGCAAATATCTGTTTTGACATTCCCACTGTTACCGGTACCGAAAACCTGATGATGGCTGCTACTCTTGCAAAAGGTCTGACGAGGCTGGAAAATGCCGCCCGAGAACCCGAGGTGATTGATCTTGCGAACGCCCTGATCAGTGCCGGAGCCCGGATAGAGGGGGCAGGCGAGAGTATAATTGAGATTGAAGGGGTAAAGGAGCTAAACTCTCTTGATTACGATATTATCCCTGACAGGATAGAGGCGGGGACATTTATGGCTGCAGCAGGGATAACAGGCGGTGAGATTGTCATGGAAGGTGTTAATAAAGAGCATATCGCAGCAGTTGTAGCAAAGCTTCAGGAGACAGGTATTAAATTTCAGGAGAGTGAGAAGGGACTTATGGTCAAAGGGCCTCAACGTCTCAGGGCCACTGATGTCAAGACCATGCCGTATCCTGGGTTTCCAACAGATATGCAGGCACAGTTTATGGCCCTGATGAGTGTTGCTGAAGGCACAAGTGTTATCAGTGAGACCATATTTGAAAACAGATTCATGCATGTTGCCGAGCTCAGAAGAATGGGGGCTGATATTAATATCGAGGGCTCAATTGCAACCGTAAAAGGGGTTAAATCGCTTAAAGGGGCACCTGTTATGGCTACAGACCTGCGGGCAAGTGCATCGCTGGTAGTAGCGGCCCTTGCTGCAAGGGGTGAGACCCTGATAGACAGAATTTATCATCTTGACCGGGGATACGAGTCGATAGAGAGCAAGCTTCGCTCCCTGGGTGCAAGGATTGAGAGGCAAAAAGGATAA